One Opitutia bacterium DNA segment encodes these proteins:
- a CDS encoding response regulator transcription factor: protein MPAAVNASVNSPAKDDGDPLRGQRAIIVEDQKLFADFLAGCFREWGIEVLLATASGSAGLAAVHQMRPDLLMLDFSLPDIDGLEVARQVLTDRSFSAMKVIGISSHRDPWTMLQVQKLGLHGFVDKMDQSAETLRTAVISVVSGNVFYTSAVVESSARLRRDPKAFNRVLSDYELKILALIGHAMTDEEIAAELGISPSTMQSRRRDIMKKLDVHSTPKLIHYAIANGLTRARN from the coding sequence ATGCCTGCGGCCGTGAATGCGAGTGTAAATTCTCCCGCCAAAGATGATGGCGACCCGCTGCGTGGGCAGCGGGCGATCATTGTGGAGGACCAGAAACTCTTCGCGGATTTCCTTGCCGGTTGTTTTCGCGAATGGGGGATCGAAGTGTTGCTCGCGACGGCGTCGGGTTCAGCCGGACTCGCCGCGGTGCACCAGATGCGCCCGGACCTGCTGATGCTGGATTTTTCCCTGCCGGATATCGACGGGCTGGAGGTCGCGCGGCAGGTGCTGACGGACCGGAGTTTCTCCGCGATGAAGGTGATCGGCATCTCCTCGCACCGGGACCCGTGGACGATGTTGCAGGTGCAGAAGCTGGGCCTGCACGGTTTCGTGGACAAAATGGATCAGAGCGCCGAGACGCTGCGGACGGCCGTCATTTCAGTCGTGAGCGGAAATGTTTTCTACACCAGCGCGGTGGTGGAATCGAGCGCGCGGCTGCGGCGCGACCCGAAGGCGTTCAACCGGGTGCTCTCCGACTACGAGTTGAAGATCCTCGCGCTGATCGGCCACGCGATGACCGATGAGGAGATCGCGGCGGAGCTCGGCATCAGTCCCTCGACCATGCAGTCGCGGCGGCGCGACATCATGAAGAAGCTCGACGTCCACTCGACGCCGAAGCTGATCCACTACGCGATCGCGAACGGCCTCACGCGGGCTCGCAATTGA
- a CDS encoding 16S rRNA (uracil(1498)-N(3))-methyltransferase: MTRYPDRVNLVLFTAAEISAALPRPDPRARHLLDVLHRGPGDEFDAGIVNGPRGKGRIVAVREAEIELAFTWSVPPAPPDTLTLLIGLPRPQTARDILRDATTLGVSAIHFVATEKTEPSYAHSTLWRDGEWRRHVLAGAEQSFTTSIPEVTSDRPLAAAIAALPADTQRLALDNYEATRAFADCRLARERPLVLALGPERGWGPRDRDQLRATGFELAHLGTRVLRLETAVVATLALAKAARGTF; this comes from the coding sequence ATCACCCGCTACCCCGACCGCGTGAACTTGGTGCTCTTCACCGCCGCCGAAATCTCCGCCGCGCTTCCCCGCCCCGATCCTCGCGCGCGCCATCTGCTCGACGTGCTGCACCGCGGCCCCGGCGACGAGTTCGACGCCGGCATCGTCAACGGCCCGCGCGGCAAGGGCCGCATCGTCGCCGTGCGCGAGGCCGAGATCGAACTCGCCTTCACGTGGTCCGTTCCGCCCGCGCCACCGGACACCCTCACGCTCCTCATCGGACTGCCGCGCCCCCAAACCGCGCGCGATATCCTGCGCGACGCCACCACGCTCGGCGTGAGCGCCATCCACTTCGTCGCGACCGAGAAAACCGAACCGAGCTACGCCCACAGCACCCTCTGGCGCGACGGCGAATGGCGCCGGCACGTCCTCGCCGGAGCCGAACAGTCCTTCACCACCTCCATCCCGGAGGTCACGTCCGACCGACCGCTGGCCGCGGCCATCGCCGCGCTCCCGGCCGACACGCAACGTCTCGCGCTCGACAACTACGAAGCCACTCGCGCCTTCGCCGATTGTCGCCTCGCCCGCGAACGCCCGCTCGTCCTCGCTCTCGGTCCCGAGCGCGGCTGGGGCCCGCGCGATCGCGACCAGCTTCGCGCCACCGGCTTCGAACTCGCCCACCTCGGCACGCGCGTGCTGCGCCTCGAGACCGCCGTCGTCGCCACGCTCGCCCTCGCCAAGGCCGCACGCGGCACGTTCTAG
- a CDS encoding RsmD family RNA methyltransferase, whose product MRITGGNARGIPLNLPKGDAVRPATDAMRQAVFSSIASRVPGARFLDLFAGSGAYGLEALSRGAAGGVFVEKNAKTVAFIRQNIAAVCKSLGRGTEDLRVVNADATGVPDAGELPDLVFIDPPYDLIAEVAPKLFARLTTLLAPKPDPVIVFEMPGELEVAAEDWTCVRRLGKGARQPTVCFFKRAELAAAEAG is encoded by the coding sequence ATGCGCATAACCGGCGGCAACGCGCGGGGCATCCCGCTCAACTTGCCGAAGGGCGACGCCGTGCGGCCGGCGACCGATGCGATGCGGCAGGCGGTTTTCTCGAGCATCGCGAGTCGGGTGCCGGGCGCGCGTTTTTTGGACCTTTTCGCCGGCAGCGGAGCCTACGGGCTCGAGGCGCTGAGTCGCGGAGCGGCGGGCGGCGTGTTCGTGGAGAAGAACGCCAAGACGGTCGCATTCATCCGCCAAAACATCGCGGCGGTGTGCAAAAGCCTCGGGCGGGGGACGGAGGATTTGCGCGTGGTGAATGCCGACGCGACCGGCGTGCCCGATGCGGGCGAGCTGCCGGATCTCGTTTTCATCGATCCGCCCTATGACTTGATCGCGGAGGTGGCGCCGAAGCTGTTCGCGCGGCTGACGACGTTGCTCGCGCCGAAGCCGGATCCGGTGATCGTGTTCGAAATGCCGGGCGAGCTGGAAGTGGCGGCGGAGGACTGGACGTGCGTGCGGCGCCTGGGCAAGGGCGCGCGCCAGCCGACGGTGTGTTTTTTCAAGCGCGCCGAGCTCGCCGCGGCCGAGGCGGGCTAG
- a CDS encoding response regulator, whose translation MFRLRTWLWLALAFASAPIVHAAWNDVAWGEPLLQRFTARDMGNHGTAYFVTQHPNTGVIYVGCSGGLVAFDGKSWSTLLTGFAIARLDFDHEGRLWWGGVGDFGYIELSPTAPPHVVSLRDKVPSSAADFHTVWACYPTAGGIYLVTSNSLLRWDGSRFRVWNYPTAVRLFPVRFNNALWFHHLESGLYRIDEDGPKQVAKPAELPDKGLFWLEERDGQLIGASNRGFRSIGPQSKQISPTALGEFTQVHRLTGVVELTARHRALITLSGGISIVDREGNFLRQVPLLGDTQQPFLDRDGQLWVCNAFGLLRFDSAGAVARVPLAREDPQPSIGALAVDPHGAVWIGAINRLFRAAAGSAGLALENVPTTPNNFYTLSARSDGSAVVARFGGIDLARPNRTETICDLSGRSFTALLPLWNPDQFLAVHARGQVQLARDPVSGKWQSTEYQVSLGPVHTLAFDEAHDLWTASFWAPPRRFTWSDGRFVPADAPAVFRNSSGAPSAVIRREHDIIALANRTLFLLRPGREPAKLGSLPGTVSLAALSPDERRLYVVFTRSNSPVGFETGIAALDLSPTGEVQRLRDILVPGLQSIGGITRLAVTREGGTDTLWIGGEGGLMQARPEELPEWSKPSPPRVELAPPTPVDAVFSHDGRPKLRVSSPDITMRPALRFQVSFGPGSPEWGPPADETSFEYSNLREGDYTFAARAINPGGLVSEPVAISFTILPPWYRSVWAYAAYAALFIAALLGAIRIRERRIRARNLELEKQVAERTAELVQANAAKDDFLASMSHEIRNPMNGVVGLSAAIDISHLDEEGRYRFGLLRHCATHLASLLEDILDFSKLQSGTIELDPQPFSPAELLDAVSAITSPVSAAAGVKVEFALGPSVPPRLIGDARRIRQVLLNYVSNAIKYAPQGDIDVTVWARIVGEKNAVLTFAVSDAGPGIPLEEQERIFEKFERGAGARSNRIPGTGMGLAVCRRLATKMGGNAWVESAPGEGSTFFLSLELPIAAPVTLDNATQTIVDLPKLALIVDDEDYNLVALATMLERRGFQVLRAANADAALAALTQHPDVVFLDYDMPDTTGPALAKRIRQTTQQRQPLIIATTAYSTVEKRRECLAAGMDGFLSKPIGEERLGSALAEAIQSRSPGDARHFVLPSRDSFDPLENLQTLARQHAQTLEAELAEFSTAARAEFEELHAGLTAEDRQHSARAAHKLAGRFGFLHAAAAMKRALQLERLCQQGNWAAARPLATELTQDWTSLHDTLTRLNCEPA comes from the coding sequence ATGTTTCGCCTCCGCACATGGCTGTGGCTTGCCCTCGCGTTCGCCTCCGCGCCGATCGTTCATGCCGCGTGGAACGACGTAGCTTGGGGCGAACCGCTGCTGCAACGCTTCACGGCCCGCGACATGGGCAACCATGGAACTGCCTACTTTGTCACCCAGCACCCGAATACGGGAGTCATATACGTCGGTTGCAGTGGAGGCCTCGTGGCTTTCGACGGCAAGTCCTGGTCCACCCTCCTCACCGGATTCGCGATCGCCCGTTTGGACTTCGATCACGAGGGACGGCTTTGGTGGGGTGGCGTCGGCGACTTCGGTTACATCGAGCTCAGTCCCACCGCGCCACCGCACGTTGTATCATTGCGCGACAAGGTGCCTTCCTCGGCCGCCGATTTTCACACCGTCTGGGCCTGCTACCCGACTGCCGGCGGCATCTATCTCGTCACGAGCAACAGCCTTCTCCGCTGGGACGGTTCGCGTTTCCGCGTCTGGAACTATCCGACCGCAGTGCGGCTTTTTCCGGTGCGCTTCAACAACGCGCTCTGGTTTCACCACCTCGAAAGCGGCCTCTATCGCATTGACGAGGACGGCCCGAAGCAGGTCGCGAAACCCGCCGAGTTGCCCGACAAGGGGCTATTCTGGCTGGAGGAACGCGACGGTCAGCTGATTGGCGCTTCCAACCGCGGCTTCCGGTCGATTGGTCCGCAATCGAAACAGATCTCGCCGACAGCGCTGGGGGAATTCACCCAAGTCCATCGCCTCACCGGAGTGGTGGAGCTTACCGCCAGACACCGCGCCTTGATCACTCTCAGCGGCGGCATTTCCATCGTCGACCGCGAGGGGAATTTCCTCCGTCAGGTGCCCCTTCTCGGCGACACGCAGCAGCCTTTTCTCGACCGAGACGGACAACTGTGGGTGTGCAACGCCTTCGGGCTGCTCCGCTTCGATAGCGCCGGAGCCGTCGCCCGCGTCCCGCTCGCGCGCGAAGATCCGCAACCGAGCATCGGAGCCCTAGCTGTCGACCCACATGGCGCCGTATGGATCGGGGCCATCAACCGGCTCTTCCGCGCGGCAGCAGGATCGGCCGGCCTCGCACTCGAAAACGTCCCGACGACACCTAACAATTTCTACACGCTCTCCGCGCGCAGCGACGGCAGCGCGGTGGTAGCCCGTTTCGGCGGAATCGACCTCGCGCGCCCGAATCGAACCGAAACCATCTGTGACTTGTCCGGGCGCTCCTTCACGGCGCTGCTGCCCTTGTGGAACCCCGACCAGTTCCTCGCCGTGCACGCTCGCGGCCAGGTTCAACTCGCGCGCGACCCCGTCAGTGGAAAATGGCAGTCGACCGAATATCAGGTCTCGCTCGGGCCGGTCCACACCCTCGCTTTCGACGAGGCCCATGACCTCTGGACCGCCTCGTTCTGGGCGCCACCGCGCCGGTTCACTTGGTCGGATGGACGATTTGTTCCCGCTGATGCCCCAGCGGTGTTTCGCAACTCGAGTGGCGCGCCCAGCGCCGTGATCCGGCGCGAGCACGACATCATTGCCTTGGCGAACCGCACCCTGTTTCTGCTTCGGCCCGGGCGCGAGCCGGCAAAACTGGGCTCATTGCCTGGAACCGTTTCGCTGGCCGCGCTTTCACCCGATGAGCGGCGATTGTATGTAGTCTTCACGCGGTCAAACTCTCCCGTGGGATTCGAGACCGGCATAGCGGCGCTCGATCTATCGCCCACCGGTGAAGTTCAACGTTTGCGGGATATTCTTGTTCCCGGCCTGCAGTCCATCGGCGGCATCACCCGGCTGGCGGTCACACGCGAGGGCGGCACTGACACCCTCTGGATCGGCGGTGAGGGTGGCCTGATGCAGGCTCGCCCCGAAGAATTGCCGGAGTGGTCCAAACCAAGTCCGCCCCGGGTCGAGTTGGCCCCGCCGACGCCCGTCGACGCCGTTTTCAGCCATGATGGACGCCCGAAGCTCCGGGTCAGTTCGCCCGACATAACGATGCGTCCGGCGCTCCGTTTCCAAGTCAGCTTCGGCCCCGGCTCGCCCGAATGGGGGCCGCCCGCCGACGAGACGTCCTTCGAATACTCCAACCTCAGAGAGGGTGACTACACGTTCGCCGCCCGCGCCATCAACCCCGGCGGCCTCGTCAGCGAGCCCGTCGCGATTTCGTTTACCATCCTTCCTCCTTGGTATCGCTCCGTGTGGGCCTACGCAGCCTACGCCGCTCTCTTCATCGCTGCGCTGCTCGGCGCCATCCGCATCCGCGAACGCCGCATCCGCGCCCGCAACCTCGAACTCGAAAAACAGGTCGCCGAACGCACTGCCGAACTCGTCCAAGCCAACGCCGCCAAGGACGACTTCCTCGCCAGCATGAGCCACGAGATCCGCAACCCGATGAACGGCGTCGTCGGCCTCTCCGCGGCGATCGACATCTCCCACCTCGACGAGGAGGGCCGCTACCGCTTCGGGCTCCTGCGCCACTGCGCCACCCACCTCGCCTCGCTCCTCGAGGACATCCTCGACTTCTCCAAACTCCAATCCGGCACCATCGAGCTCGACCCGCAGCCGTTCTCGCCCGCGGAACTGCTCGACGCCGTCTCCGCCATCACCTCGCCCGTCAGCGCCGCCGCAGGCGTGAAAGTCGAGTTCGCCCTCGGTCCCTCCGTGCCGCCCCGCCTGATCGGCGACGCCCGCCGCATCCGCCAGGTCCTCCTCAACTACGTCAGCAACGCGATCAAATACGCCCCGCAAGGCGACATCGACGTCACGGTGTGGGCGCGCATCGTCGGCGAAAAGAACGCCGTCCTCACCTTCGCCGTCTCCGACGCCGGCCCCGGCATTCCCCTCGAGGAGCAGGAACGCATCTTCGAAAAATTCGAGCGCGGCGCCGGCGCCCGCAGCAACCGCATCCCGGGCACCGGCATGGGCCTCGCCGTCTGCCGGCGCCTCGCCACCAAGATGGGCGGCAACGCCTGGGTCGAGAGCGCCCCGGGCGAAGGCTCCACCTTTTTCCTTTCCCTCGAGCTCCCGATCGCGGCACCCGTCACCCTCGACAACGCGACGCAGACCATCGTCGACCTGCCGAAGCTCGCGCTCATCGTCGACGACGAGGACTACAACCTCGTCGCCCTCGCCACGATGCTCGAACGCCGCGGCTTCCAAGTCCTCCGCGCGGCCAACGCCGACGCCGCCCTCGCCGCCCTCACGCAGCATCCCGACGTCGTCTTCCTCGACTACGACATGCCGGACACCACCGGCCCCGCCTTGGCGAAGCGCATCCGCCAGACGACGCAGCAACGCCAGCCGCTCATCATCGCCACCACCGCCTACTCCACCGTCGAGAAACGCCGCGAATGCCTGGCCGCCGGGATGGATGGCTTCCTCAGCAAACCCATCGGCGAAGAACGGCTCGGCTCAGCGCTCGCCGAAGCCATCCAATCGCGCTCGCCCGGCGACGCCCGGCACTTCGTGCTCCCTTCGCGCGACAGCTTCGATCCCCTCGAAAATCTCCAAACGCTCGCCCGCCAGCACGCGCAGACCCTCGAAGCCGAACTCGCCGAGTTCTCCACCGCCGCCCGAGCCGAGTTCGAAGAGCTGCACGCCGGCCTCACCGCCGAAGATCGGCAGCATAGCGCCCGCGCCGCCCACAAACTCGCCGGCCGTTTCGGCTTCCTTCACGCCGCCGCCGCCATGAAGCGTGCGCTCCAGCTCGAGCGCCTGTGCCAGCAAGGCAACTGGGCCGCCGCCCGCCCCTTGGCGACCGAGCTGACGCAGGATTGGACCTCCCTGCACGACACGCTGACGCGCCTCAATTGCGAGCCCGCGTGA
- a CDS encoding type II secretion system F family protein — translation MATPAAAKPKSSVQQAQALAKQKALEKKSKTYKLGLGELAIFTSQLASLLQAGLPLVSCLEALQDQTEDQVFRIVIRDVRNDIATGTSFSAAVKKFPNSFNSLFVSMVEAGEASGGLAEILAKVAAYFESTVKLTKKVKSAMTYPIAVIGLAVALVNVLLIFVIPVFADMFKDFGAKLPAPTQMLIDLSNFLKTWWWAILLGAYGAFTLLKKYTATPAGRRQKDNFLVRAPIFGNLVHKIALSRFCRTYATLMRSGVPILRTLEIVSSASGMCQVEDACVEIAKHVSQGGQVSEVMAANPFFPPMMKHMVKAGESTGNVDGMMNKIADFYDTECDATVAALTSLIEPMLIVFLGIVVGGIVMAMFLPIFQLGAVAGGQG, via the coding sequence ATGGCAACTCCCGCGGCCGCCAAACCGAAGTCGAGCGTTCAACAGGCCCAAGCCCTGGCCAAACAGAAGGCCCTCGAGAAGAAATCGAAGACTTACAAGCTGGGGCTCGGGGAACTCGCCATCTTCACCAGCCAGCTCGCGTCGCTGCTCCAAGCCGGCCTGCCGCTCGTGTCGTGTCTCGAGGCGTTGCAGGACCAGACGGAGGATCAGGTTTTCCGCATCGTCATCCGCGACGTGCGCAACGACATCGCGACGGGCACATCGTTTTCCGCCGCAGTGAAGAAATTCCCGAACTCGTTCAATTCGCTCTTCGTCTCGATGGTCGAGGCGGGCGAGGCCTCCGGCGGCCTCGCGGAAATTCTGGCCAAGGTCGCGGCGTATTTCGAATCCACCGTGAAGCTGACCAAGAAGGTGAAGTCGGCCATGACTTACCCGATCGCGGTCATCGGCCTCGCCGTCGCGCTCGTGAACGTGCTGCTCATCTTCGTCATTCCGGTGTTCGCAGACATGTTCAAGGACTTCGGCGCCAAGCTCCCCGCGCCGACGCAGATGCTGATCGATCTCTCGAACTTCCTGAAAACCTGGTGGTGGGCGATCCTGTTGGGCGCCTACGGCGCCTTCACGCTGTTGAAGAAATACACCGCCACGCCGGCCGGCCGGCGCCAGAAGGACAACTTCCTCGTGCGCGCGCCGATCTTCGGCAACCTGGTGCACAAGATCGCACTCTCGCGCTTCTGCCGCACTTACGCGACGCTCATGCGTTCCGGCGTGCCGATCCTGCGCACGCTCGAGATCGTCTCCTCGGCCTCCGGCATGTGCCAGGTGGAGGACGCGTGCGTCGAGATCGCGAAGCACGTGTCGCAAGGCGGGCAAGTCTCCGAAGTGATGGCGGCGAATCCGTTTTTCCCGCCGATGATGAAGCACATGGTCAAGGCCGGCGAATCCACCGGCAACGTCGACGGCATGATGAACAAGATCGCCGATTTCTACGACACCGAGTGCGACGCCACGGTGGCCGCGCTCACGTCGCTGATCGAGCCGATGCTCATCGTGTTCCTCGGCATCGTGGTCGGCGGCATCGTCATGGCGATGTTCCTCCCGATCTTCCAACTCGGTGCGGTCGCCGGCGGCCAAGGCTGA
- a CDS encoding sigma-54-dependent Fis family transcriptional regulator, whose product MPSILIVDDLISIHEMLEAVIQPTGFATSFATDGEKAMVRYKAEKFDLVLADIDMKPMDGITLLKQLKQYDPAAVVIIMTAYASTESAIQALKFGAFDYLQKPFRVDELIQTLKRGVEFKRVVTEREAARGTGVGAVQAGDFDARLVGSSAKIKRLVTQLKKLATAHAPVLVSGELGSGHEIAAELLHLAGSPAGSPLISIDCKLLDAATLHDGLLGTEGTGGKWVQQAKGGTLVLQHIQCLAPESQEKLVSVLRTHAPHVRVICTSEVDLEKLTEEGGFNEELFYRIAALPVHMPALRERTEDIPLLLKDVAAKAANPQFDARQIEFTDDALATLKAYRWPGNLVEFTQVVSQVISAAEARVITSAQLPLRVHDLKDWPALSDYLAGQEKQYVARVLHACGGDKAKAAKVLGIDPTRLV is encoded by the coding sequence ATGCCTTCCATTCTGATCGTCGACGACCTCATCTCGATTCACGAGATGCTCGAGGCCGTCATCCAGCCGACCGGCTTCGCGACCTCGTTCGCGACCGACGGCGAGAAGGCGATGGTGCGCTACAAGGCCGAGAAATTCGATCTCGTGCTGGCCGACATCGACATGAAGCCGATGGACGGCATCACGTTGCTCAAACAGCTGAAGCAATACGACCCGGCCGCCGTCGTCATCATCATGACGGCCTACGCCAGCACCGAGAGCGCGATCCAGGCGCTGAAATTCGGCGCGTTCGATTACCTCCAGAAACCTTTCCGCGTCGACGAACTCATCCAAACCCTCAAGCGCGGCGTGGAGTTCAAACGCGTCGTCACCGAGCGCGAGGCCGCGCGCGGCACCGGCGTCGGCGCCGTCCAAGCGGGTGACTTCGACGCGCGCCTCGTCGGCTCCAGCGCCAAGATCAAGCGCCTCGTCACCCAGCTCAAGAAACTCGCCACCGCGCACGCTCCCGTGCTCGTCAGCGGCGAACTCGGCAGCGGGCACGAGATCGCGGCCGAGTTGCTGCACCTCGCCGGCTCGCCCGCGGGCAGCCCGTTGATCAGCATCGACTGCAAGCTCCTCGACGCCGCCACGCTGCACGATGGCCTGCTCGGCACCGAAGGCACCGGCGGCAAATGGGTGCAGCAAGCCAAAGGCGGCACCCTCGTGCTCCAGCACATCCAGTGCCTCGCGCCGGAGTCGCAGGAAAAGCTCGTTTCCGTCCTTCGCACCCACGCCCCGCATGTCCGTGTGATCTGCACCTCGGAGGTCGACCTCGAAAAGCTCACCGAGGAAGGCGGGTTCAACGAAGAGTTGTTCTACCGCATCGCAGCGCTGCCTGTGCATATGCCGGCCCTGCGCGAGCGGACCGAGGACATCCCGCTGCTCCTCAAGGACGTCGCGGCGAAGGCCGCCAACCCGCAATTCGACGCACGCCAGATCGAGTTCACCGACGACGCCCTCGCGACCCTCAAGGCCTACCGCTGGCCGGGCAATTTGGTCGAGTTCACGCAGGTCGTGTCGCAGGTGATCTCGGCCGCCGAGGCGCGCGTGATCACTTCGGCCCAGTTGCCGCTCCGCGTGCATGACCTCAAGGATTGGCCCGCGCTCTCGGATTATCTGGCGGGGCAGGAAAAACAGTATGTCGCCCGCGTGCTCCATGCCTGCGGCGGCGACAAAGCCAAGGCCGCCAAGGTTCTAGGCATTGATCCGACGAGGCTGGTCTGA